One genomic segment of Paraburkholderia aromaticivorans includes these proteins:
- a CDS encoding LLM class flavin-dependent oxidoreductase, producing MAKKQILLNAFNMNCVGHINHGLWTHPRDRSSDYRLLPYWTNLARTLERGLFDGLFLADIVGVYDVYQHNVDVTLRESIQLPVNDPTLLVPAMAAVTEHLGFGVTVNLTYEQPYLLARRFSTLDHLTQGRVGWNIVTGYLDSAARAMGLNEQLPHDERYDRADEYLEILYKLWEGSWEQGAVLRDKAGRVYADPARVHPVRHAGRYYKVDGYHLAEPSPQRTPVLFQAGSSGRGQRFGARHAECVFISPPNRQAARETVRTLREQLVRAGRRPDDVKVFVGAAVVAGATGQQAREKYADYLQYASREAGLAHFAASTGIDYAQYDLDAPVDYAPGNAIESATRTAKQHGWTRRKLLEMFELGGRYPAIVGSAAQVADELQAWIEETGVDGFNLSRTVVPESYEDFIDLVVPELQNRGLYKTAYADGTLRHKLFGQGDELPARHAAASFRQQTAEAV from the coding sequence ATGGCGAAGAAACAGATCCTGCTCAACGCGTTCAACATGAACTGCGTGGGCCACATCAACCACGGCCTGTGGACACATCCGCGCGACCGTTCGAGCGACTACCGGCTGCTGCCGTATTGGACCAACCTCGCGCGCACGCTGGAGCGTGGGCTGTTCGACGGGCTCTTTCTCGCCGACATCGTCGGCGTGTACGACGTGTATCAGCACAACGTCGACGTGACGCTGCGCGAATCGATCCAGTTGCCCGTCAACGATCCCACGCTGCTGGTCCCGGCAATGGCCGCCGTCACCGAGCACCTCGGCTTCGGCGTGACGGTCAATCTGACTTATGAGCAGCCGTATCTGCTCGCGCGCCGCTTCTCGACGCTGGATCATCTGACGCAAGGCCGGGTCGGCTGGAACATCGTGACGGGCTACCTCGACAGCGCGGCACGCGCAATGGGGCTCAACGAGCAACTCCCGCACGACGAGCGCTACGACCGCGCCGACGAATACCTGGAGATTCTCTACAAGCTGTGGGAAGGCAGCTGGGAGCAGGGCGCGGTGCTGCGCGACAAGGCGGGGCGCGTGTATGCGGACCCGGCCAGGGTTCATCCGGTGCGGCACGCGGGCCGCTACTACAAGGTCGACGGTTATCACCTCGCGGAACCGTCGCCGCAGCGCACGCCGGTGCTGTTCCAGGCCGGCAGTTCCGGGCGCGGTCAGCGCTTCGGGGCGCGTCACGCCGAATGCGTGTTCATCTCGCCGCCGAACCGGCAAGCCGCGCGGGAAACCGTGCGCACGTTGCGCGAGCAACTGGTGCGGGCCGGCCGCCGCCCCGACGACGTCAAGGTGTTCGTCGGCGCAGCGGTGGTTGCGGGGGCTACCGGGCAACAGGCCCGCGAGAAATACGCGGACTATCTGCAATACGCGAGCCGCGAAGCGGGCCTTGCGCACTTCGCGGCCAGTACCGGCATCGACTACGCGCAATACGATCTCGACGCCCCGGTGGACTACGCACCCGGCAACGCAATCGAATCGGCCACGCGCACGGCGAAACAGCACGGCTGGACCCGCCGCAAGCTGCTGGAGATGTTCGAACTCGGCGGCCGCTATCCGGCCATTGTCGGCAGCGCGGCTCAGGTGGCCGACGAACTGCAGGCGTGGATCGAGGAGACGGGCGTCGACGGTTTCAATCTCAGCCGCACGGTGGTGCCCGAAAGCTACGAGGATTTCATCGATCTGGTCGTGCCGGAATTGCAGAATCGCGGCCTCTACAAGACCGCCTATGCCGATGGCACGCTGCGCCACAAACTGTTCGGACAGGGCGATGAGCTGCCTGCGCGACACGCGGCGGCGAGCTTCCGGCAGCAAACCGCGGAGGCGGTATGA
- a CDS encoding SDR family oxidoreductase, whose product MKIVVIGGSGLIGSRLVTLLDKAGHEALAASPRTGVNAVTGEGLSDALVGADVVVDVTNAPSWEPQAVLDFFRTSARNLGKAEVAAGVRHHVALSIVGCDRTPENAYFVAKVAQEQAIEAAGVPYTIVRATQFMEFIGGIADFSTDGGTVRIGEGLFQPIAVDDVVAILAQVALAAPLNGTVEIAGPDRAPFAEIVARYLKSVGDARPVVTDRNARYYGGLVEEQSLVPLGDARIGRISLDQWLAQAKKA is encoded by the coding sequence ATGAAAATCGTCGTAATCGGTGGTTCCGGCCTGATCGGATCGCGTCTCGTCACGCTGCTTGACAAGGCTGGTCATGAGGCACTTGCCGCGTCGCCGCGCACGGGCGTCAACGCCGTGACGGGTGAAGGTCTGAGCGACGCGCTCGTGGGCGCGGATGTCGTCGTGGATGTGACGAACGCGCCGTCATGGGAGCCGCAGGCGGTGCTCGACTTTTTCCGCACCTCGGCGCGCAACCTCGGCAAAGCCGAAGTGGCCGCAGGGGTACGCCACCACGTCGCGCTTTCAATCGTCGGATGTGATCGCACACCGGAGAACGCGTATTTCGTTGCCAAGGTTGCGCAGGAACAAGCGATCGAAGCAGCGGGCGTGCCGTACACGATCGTGCGCGCGACCCAGTTCATGGAGTTCATCGGCGGCATCGCGGATTTCAGCACGGACGGCGGCACGGTGCGGATCGGCGAAGGACTGTTTCAGCCGATCGCCGTAGACGATGTGGTGGCGATCCTCGCGCAGGTTGCACTCGCTGCGCCGCTGAACGGCACAGTCGAGATCGCCGGCCCGGACCGCGCGCCCTTCGCTGAGATTGTCGCCCGTTATCTGAAATCGGTAGGCGATGCGCGCCCCGTGGTGACGGATCGCAACGCGCGGTACTACGGCGGCCTCGTCGAAGAACAATCGCTCGTGCCGCTCGGCGACGCGCGGATCGGCCGCATCAGCCTCGATCAGTGGCTGGCGCAGGCTAAAAAGGCTTGA
- the ssuD gene encoding FMNH2-dependent alkanesulfonate monooxygenase: protein MSLDIFWFLPTSGDTRYLGKSDFGRPPTNEYMRQIAVTAENLGYDGLLIPTGSSCQDPWVTAASLVPVTQRIKLLVALRTSISGPTAAARQAATLDQALHGRLLLNVVPGGDATELAADGVFLAHDERYAAADEFLTVWRDLLAGETVDFKGKYVHVEGARNFHPPVQQPWPPLYFGGSSPAAHELAAKHVDAYLTWGEPPAAVAEKFADVQRRAAAHGRKLRLGVRLHVIVRETNEEAWAEADRLISKLDDEDIRRAQENYARMDSVGQRRMAELHGGRRDKLEISPNLWAGVGLVRGGAGTALVGDALTVAARLQEYVDAGADSFVLSGYPHLEESIRFAELVFPLLPGKKPVTLRDQVLTGGAFDVRANAGAGTGAH, encoded by the coding sequence ATGAGTCTCGATATCTTCTGGTTTCTGCCGACCTCGGGCGATACACGCTATCTCGGCAAGTCCGATTTCGGCCGGCCGCCGACCAACGAATACATGCGTCAGATCGCGGTCACGGCCGAGAATCTCGGCTACGACGGCTTGCTGATTCCGACCGGCAGCAGTTGCCAGGATCCGTGGGTCACTGCCGCGAGCCTCGTGCCCGTCACACAGCGCATCAAACTGCTGGTCGCGTTGCGCACTTCGATCAGCGGCCCGACGGCCGCCGCGCGCCAGGCCGCGACGCTCGACCAGGCGTTGCACGGACGCCTGTTGCTCAACGTGGTGCCCGGCGGCGACGCCACCGAACTCGCCGCGGACGGCGTGTTTCTCGCTCACGACGAGCGCTATGCGGCCGCCGACGAGTTCCTCACCGTCTGGCGCGATCTGCTCGCCGGCGAGACGGTGGACTTCAAGGGCAAATACGTTCACGTGGAAGGGGCGCGCAACTTTCATCCGCCGGTGCAGCAGCCCTGGCCGCCGCTGTACTTCGGCGGATCGTCGCCGGCCGCGCACGAGCTGGCGGCCAAGCACGTGGATGCCTACTTGACGTGGGGCGAGCCGCCCGCGGCCGTCGCCGAAAAGTTCGCCGACGTGCAGCGGCGCGCGGCCGCCCACGGCCGCAAGCTGCGGCTCGGGGTGCGTCTGCATGTGATCGTGCGCGAAACCAACGAGGAGGCATGGGCCGAAGCCGACCGCCTCATCAGCAAGCTCGACGACGAAGACATCCGCCGTGCGCAGGAGAATTACGCGCGCATGGATTCGGTCGGGCAGCGCCGCATGGCGGAGTTGCACGGCGGGCGCCGCGACAAGCTGGAGATCAGCCCGAACCTGTGGGCCGGCGTCGGTCTCGTGCGCGGCGGAGCGGGCACGGCGCTGGTCGGCGACGCGCTGACGGTCGCCGCGCGGCTGCAGGAATATGTCGATGCGGGCGCGGATAGTTTCGTGCTGTCCGGCTATCCGCACCTCGAAGAGTCGATCCGTTTTGCGGAGCTCGTGTTCCCGTTGTTGCCCGGCAAGAAGCCGGTCACGTTGCGCGATCAGGTGCTCACAGGCGGTGCTTTCGATGTGCGGGCGAACGCGGGTGCGGGCACGGGTGCGCACTGA
- a CDS encoding SDR family NAD(P)-dependent oxidoreductase: MSISHKVVVVTGASQGIGAAVVKAFRRLDYRIVATSRSIKPSEDPDILTLAGDIGDPATAKRVISEGVAKFGRIDTLVNNAGIYIGKPFTEHTAQDFAAVVNVNVAGFYYITQLAIAEMEKHSNGHVVSVTSSTADAAIGGVYSVLAALTKGGLNAATKSLAIEYASKGIRVNAVAPGIIRTPMHAPETHEALGAFHPLGRMGEMSDIADAILFLDSAPFITGEILHVDGGQSAGH; encoded by the coding sequence ATGAGCATTTCACACAAGGTTGTCGTGGTTACCGGCGCATCGCAGGGTATAGGCGCCGCGGTCGTCAAGGCGTTTCGCAGGCTCGACTATCGCATCGTTGCGACTTCGCGTTCGATCAAGCCCTCGGAAGATCCGGACATCCTGACGCTCGCCGGTGATATTGGCGATCCGGCAACCGCCAAACGGGTCATTTCCGAAGGTGTCGCGAAGTTCGGCCGGATCGACACACTGGTGAACAACGCCGGCATTTATATCGGCAAGCCTTTCACGGAACACACAGCGCAAGACTTTGCCGCGGTGGTGAACGTGAATGTGGCGGGCTTTTATTACATCACGCAGCTCGCCATCGCCGAAATGGAAAAACATTCGAACGGCCACGTGGTTAGCGTGACCTCCAGCACCGCTGACGCTGCGATCGGCGGCGTGTATTCGGTACTGGCGGCCCTGACCAAGGGTGGTCTGAACGCCGCCACGAAGTCGCTGGCGATTGAGTACGCCAGCAAAGGGATTCGCGTGAATGCCGTCGCACCGGGAATCATCAGGACGCCGATGCACGCGCCGGAAACTCATGAAGCCCTGGGCGCCTTCCATCCTCTCGGGCGCATGGGCGAGATGAGCGATATCGCCGACGCGATTCTGTTCCTTGATTCCGCGCCGTTCATCACGGGAGAAATCCTGCACGTCGATGGCGGCCAGAGCGCCGGTCACTAA